The DNA sequence ACTTTGGGGTCATTGCAAAATTGGGGTTACTCTGTTTTTCTGGGGGCATGGCACTCATCAGTACGGCCGGACTGGCCCGTACCTTCCAGACGAGGAACGGCCCGGTCGAAGCGGTGCGCGGCATCGACCTGACCGTCCGCGAGGGCGAGATCCTCGGCTTCCTCGGGCCCAACGGGGCCGGCAAGACCACCACCCTGCGCATGCTCACCACCCTGCTCGCCCCCACCGGCGGCGCGGCCACGGTCGCCGGCCACGACCTGGCCACCGATCCGGCCGGGGTCCGCCGGGCCTGCGGCTACGTGGCGCAGTCCGGCGGGGTGGACCCGCACATCACGGTGCGGGAGGAGCTGGTCACCCAGGGCCGTCTGTACCGGCTCACCAAGGAGCGGGCGGCCGGGCGCGCCGAGGAACTCGCCCGCGACCTCGACCTCACCGAGCTGCTCGACCGCACGTGCGCGGCGCTGTCCGGCGGGCAGCGCCGCCGCCTGGACATCGCGATGGCGCTCACCCACCGCCCGAAGGTGCTGT is a window from the Streptomyces capillispiralis genome containing:
- a CDS encoding ABC transporter ATP-binding protein, whose protein sequence is MALISTAGLARTFQTRNGPVEAVRGIDLTVREGEILGFLGPNGAGKTTTLRMLTTLLAPTGGAATVAGHDLATDPAGVRRACGYVAQSGGVDPHITVREELVTQGRLYRLTKERAAGRAEELARDLDLTELLDRTCAALSGGQRRRLDIAMALTHRPKVLFLDEPTTGLDPRSRADLWDLVRRLRDEHGTTVFLTTHYLDEADALADRLVVVDRGVVAAEGTPSALKLEYGGSLDATLQDTFLAITGRSAAPADAAPVAV